One Deltaproteobacteria bacterium genomic region harbors:
- a CDS encoding aminodeoxychorismate/anthranilate synthase component II: MRVLFLENDDSFTWNVVDALPVERSAVELRSGREAAGDPQALARAQLVIVGPGPTDPVRAGIVELVHAAARAHLPLLGICLGHQALGLAFGAELVRVPPVHGKQSPVLFSPSRLFPGFVGPRLMMRYHSLALARVAPPLRVVATTEDGLPMAIEHATLPMAGLQFHPDSFGSQDGRALLAAFFEAVA, encoded by the coding sequence GTGCGCGTGCTCTTCCTCGAAAACGACGATTCCTTCACCTGGAACGTCGTCGACGCCCTGCCCGTCGAGCGGTCGGCGGTGGAGCTTCGCTCGGGGCGCGAGGCGGCAGGTGATCCGCAGGCCCTCGCAAGGGCCCAGCTCGTGATCGTCGGCCCGGGCCCCACCGACCCCGTGCGCGCGGGGATCGTGGAGCTCGTCCACGCCGCCGCACGCGCGCACCTTCCGCTCCTCGGCATCTGCCTCGGGCATCAGGCGCTGGGCCTGGCTTTCGGCGCCGAGCTCGTCCGCGTGCCCCCCGTGCACGGCAAGCAGAGCCCGGTGCTCTTTTCCCCCTCGCGCCTCTTTCCGGGCTTCGTCGGCCCGCGCCTCATGATGCGCTATCACTCCCTGGCCCTCGCGCGCGTCGCGCCCCCCCTGCGCGTGGTCGCCACCACCGAGGACGGGCTGCCCATGGCCATCGAGCACGCCACGCTCCCGATGGCCGGGCTCCAGTTTCACCCCGACTCCTTCGGCAGCCAGGACGGGCGCGCGCTCCTGGCCGCGTTCTTCGAGGCCGTTGCGTGA